Part of the Nitrospinaceae bacterium genome, GCGGTTATCGCTGGGCCCTGTGTCCTCGAAAGCGAGGCAATTGCGCTCGAATGTGCGGGTGCCGTTAAAGAGGCGGCGGAGGCATCGGGGATTCAGGCGATCTTCAAGGCCTCCTACGACAAGGCAAACCGCTCTTCGGTTTCCTCGCCCAGGGGCCCTGGCCTTAAAAAGGGTCTCGAAATACTTGCCGCGATTCGCGAGGCGGTTGGTCTGCCTATTCTATCCGACGTGCATTCTATAGAGGAGGTCGAGGCCGCCGGAGAGGTGCTCGATGTCCTCCAGATACCCGCTTTTTTGTGTCGCCAGACGGATTTACTCCAGGCGGCTGCCCGGACTGGAAAAGTGGTGAACGTGAAAAAAGGCCAGTTTCTAGCGCCCCAGGACATGGGCAATGTCGTTGAAAAACTACGCGAGGCGGGTTGCGAGCAGGTGTTGTTGACCGAGCGGGGAACCTCGTTTGGGTACCACAATCTTGTCTGCGATATGCGCTCGCTGGTTGTGATGCGTGAGACGGGATGTCCCGTTGTTTTCGATGCGACCCACAGTGTACAGGCGCCCGGCGGCTTAGGAAATAAAAGCGGGGGGGATCGGCGGATGGTCGGACCCCTGGCACGGGCGGCTGCGGGTGTCGGTGTCGATGCTTTTTTTCTCGAATGCCATCCGAGCCC contains:
- the kdsA gene encoding 3-deoxy-8-phosphooctulonate synthase, producing MKVEIGDVSIGGGSPLAVIAGPCVLESEAIALECAGAVKEAAEASGIQAIFKASYDKANRSSVSSPRGPGLKKGLEILAAIREAVGLPILSDVHSIEEVEAAGEVLDVLQIPAFLCRQTDLLQAAARTGKVVNVKKGQFLAPQDMGNVVEKLREAGCEQVLLTERGTSFGYHNLVCDMRSLVVMRETGCPVVFDATHSVQAPGGLGNKSGGDRRMVGPLARAAAGVGVDAFFLECHPSPDDALSDGPNMIPLSELSALLASLAAIDSASRG